A genomic stretch from Saccharomyces paradoxus chromosome XVI, complete sequence includes:
- the RRP9 gene encoding ribosomal RNA-processing protein RRP9 (Protein involved in pre-rRNA processing~similar to YPR137W): MSDVTQQKKRKRSREEVDRSRPTADEEITDPSSNEDEQSEVADEEDALESEEEFEGENPADKRRRLAKQYLENLKSEANDILTDDRSTEEKDSKHLKERTIDEYNNFDAGDLDKDIIASRLKEDVAEQQGRVFRYFADKLLISEAKKSFTRVGENNLTCISCFQPVLSKYTFEESSNGDKNKGRLFAYTVSKDLQLTKYDITNFSQRPKKLKYAKGGAKYIPTSKHEYENTTEGHYDEILTVAASPDGKYVVTGGKDRKLIVWSTESLSPVKVIPTKDRRGEVLSLAFRKNSDQLYASCADFKIRTYSINQFSQLEILYGHHDIVEDISTLAMERCVTVGARDRTAMLWKIPDETRLTFRGGDEPQKLLKRWMKENAKERENGEVEYPDESEAPLFFCEGSIDVVSMVDDSHFITGSDNGNICLWSLAKKKPIFTERIAHGILPEPSLNDISGETDEELRKRQLQGKNLLQPFWITSLYAIPYSNVFISGSWSGSLKVWKIGDNLRSFELLGELFGAKGVVTKIQAVESGKHGKEKFRILASVAKEHRLGRWIANVPGARNGIYSAVIDQTGF; this comes from the coding sequence atgTCAGATGTTACCCAacagaaaaagaggaagagatCCAGAGAAGAAGTCGATCGGTCAAGACCCACAGCAGACGAAGAAATTACAGATCCATCCTCGAATGAAGATGAACAATCAGAAGTTGccgatgaagaagatgcaTTGgaatctgaagaagaattcgAGGGAGAAAATCCAGCcgataaaagaagaaggctAGCAAAACAATATCTAGAGAATCTGAAAAGCGAAGCTAATGACATTTTAACTGACGATAGAAgtactgaagaaaaagactcAAAGCATCTTAAGGAAAGAACGATCGATGAATACAATAACTTTGACGCTGGTGATTTAGATAAGGATATCATTGCATCTAGGTTGAAAGAAGACGTCGCTGAACAGCAAGGCCGGGTCTTCAGATATTTTGCTGATAAACTTCTAATATCTGAAGCCAAAAAGAGCTTTACCAGGGTGGGGGAAAATAATCTTACTTGCATTAGTTGTTTCCAACCAGTTTTAAGCAAATATACTTTTGAGGAATCATCTAATGGCGATAAGAACAAAGGTAGGTTGTTTGCTTATACAGTTAGCAAAGACTTACAACTTACAAAATATGACATCACCAACTTTAGTCAAAGACCAAAGAAGCTAAAATACGCTAAAGGCGGAGCAAAATATATACCTACGAGCAAGCACGAATATGAGAATACCACAGAAGGTCATTATGACGAAATTTTGACTGTAGCAGCTTCGCCAGATGGGAAATATGTTGTCACAGGTGGAAAGGATAGGAAGTTGATTGTTTGGAGTACAGAATCTTTGTCACCCGTTAAGGTTATTCCAACAAAGGACCGCCGAGGAGAAGTTTTATCATTGGctttcagaaaaaattctGATCAGTTATATGCATCCTGCGCAGATTTCAAGATAAGAACATATTCAATAAATCAATTTTCCCAATTAGAGATTCTTTATGGGCATCATGATATAGTAGAAGACATATCCACTTTGGCGATGGAAAGGTGTGTTACCGTTGGCGCCCGTGATAGAACAGCTATGCTTTGGAAGATTCCAGATGAGACCAGATTAACATTTAGAGGTGGTGATGAACCTCAAAAATTACTGAAGAGATGGATGAAAGAAAACGCTAAGGAGAGAGAAAATGGGGAAGTCGAGTATCCCGATGAATCAGAAGCGCCTTTGTTTTTCTGTGAAGGTAGTATTGACGTTGTGAGTATGGTGGATGATTCTCATTTTATAACAGGCTCCGACAACGGTAATATATGTTTATGGTCTCTGgcgaagaaaaaacctATCTTTACCGAAAGAATTGCCCATGGTATTTTACCTGAACCCTCTTTAAATGACATTTCGGGGGAGACCGATGAAGAATTAAGGAAAAGACAGTTGCAGGGTAAGAATTTATTACAGCCATTTTGGATCACATCTCTTTACGCTATTCCGTATTCGAATGTATTCATATCAGGATCATGGAGTGGATCGCTAAAAGTTTGGAAAATTGGTGATAATCTCAGATCGTTTGAACTACTAGGTGAATTATTTGGCGCTAAAGGTGTTGTCACCAAGATTCAAGCTGTAGAAAGTGGTAAACACGGTAAAGAGAAGTTCCGTATTTTGGCCAGCGTAGCTAAAGAACACAGACTTGGTAGATGGATTGCGAATGTTCCAGGTGCCAGGAATGGTATATATTCAGCCGTCATTGATCAAACAGGCTTTTAG
- the MEP3 gene encoding ammonium permease MEP3 (Ammonium permease of high capacity and low affinity~similar to YPR138C) encodes MTRGDGHLWTETYDSSTVAFMILGAALVFFMVPGLGFLYSGLARRKSALALIWVVIMATLVGMLQWYFWGYSLAFSKTATNNKFIGNLDSFGFRNVYGKISDDSTYPELIYAIFQMMFMCVALSIIAGATAERGKLFPHMVFLFVFATLVYCPITYWIWAPGGWAFQWGVLDWAGGGNIEILSAVAGFVYSYFLGRRKENLLINFRPHNVSMVTLGTCILWFGWLLFNAASSLSPNMRSVYAFMNTCLSATTGGMTWCLLDYRSEKKWSTVGLCSGIICGLVAATPSSGCITLYGSLIQGIIAGVVCNFATKIKYYLKVDDSLDLLAEHGIAGVVGLIFNALFAADWVIGMDGTTKHKGGWLTHNWKQMYIQIAYIGASAGYCAVVTAIICFVLGKIPGVQLRVTEEAEALGLDEDQIGEFAYDYVEVRRDYYQWGVDTDALHTTCNGANSASETNPTEDSQNSSLSSATVSGQNEKTSNHNLHHAKEA; translated from the coding sequence ATGACTCGAGGAGACGGACATCTATGGACAGAGACATATGATAGTTCTACAGTCGCTTTTATGATCTTAGGTGCCGCCCTAGTTTTCTTTATGGTACCAGGGCTGGGCTTTCTTTATTCTGGTTTGGCAAGAAGAAAGTCTGCTCTGGCTTTAATTTGGGTAGTGATAATGGCTACCTTAGTCGGTATGCTACAATGGTATTTTTGGGGCTATTCATTAGCTTTCTCTAAGACTGCGACGAATAACAAATTCATCGGGAACTTAGATTCATTTGGGTTTAGAAACGTCTATGGTAAAATTTCGGATGATTCTACATATCCTGAACTGATTTatgccatttttcaaatgatgTTCATGTGTGTCGCATTGAGTATTATAGCGGGTGCCACCGCGGAAAGAGGTAAGCTTTTTCCACATatggtttttctttttgtttttgcGACTTTGGTTTACTGTCCTATCACTTATTGGATTTGGGCACCAGGTGGGTGGGCCTTCCAATGGGGGGTATTAGACTGGGCTGGCGGTGGAAATATTGAAATCCTGAGTGCTGTGGCTGGTTTTGTTTACTCTTATTTTCtaggaagaagaaaagaaaatctcCTGATCAACTTTAGACCACATAACGTTTCCATGGTGACTTTGGGAACTTGTATACTGTGGTTTGGTTGGTTGCTGTTCAATGCAGCAAGCTCACTGTCGCCAAATATGAGATCCGTATACGCGTTCATGAACACCTGCCTCAGCGCCACCACGGGTGGAATGACGTGGTGTTTGTTAGATTATCGttctgaaaagaaatggtcCACTGTTGGGTTATGCTCCGGCATTATCTGTGGCTTAGTTGCTGCCACACCTAGCTCCGGTTGTATTACTCTTTATGGTTCTTTGATCCAAGGTATAATAGCAGGTGTTGTTTGTAATTTTgcaacaaaaataaaatattactTGAAAGTGGATGATTCCTTGGATTTATTAGCAGAACACGGTATCGCTGGCGTGGTAGGATTAATTTTTAACGCTCTATTTGCAGCTGATTGGGTTATTGGGATGGATGGTACTACAAAACATAAGGGTGGTTGGTTAACGCATAACTGGAAACAAATGTACATTCAAATTGCCTATATCGGTGCTTCTGCGGGCTACTGTGCTGTGGTAACAGCCATCATTTGCTTTGTATTAGGCAAAATTCCGGGTGTCCAGTTAAGAGTCACAGAGGAAGCCGAAGCATTAGGGTTGGATGAAGATCAAATAGGCGAATTCGCTTATGATTACGTGGAAGTTAGAAGAGATTATTACCAGTGGGGGGTAGATACTGATGCCCTTCATACTACATGCAATGGCGCTAATTCTGCTTCTGAAACAAACCCTACTGAGGACAGCCAAAACTCTTCGTTGTCATCAGCTACAGTAAGTGGCCAAAACGAAAAAACAAGTAATCATAACCTACATCACGCAAAAGAAGCATGa